TTACTAAAAAGTATAGCTTCCTATTATGAGGGCATATGCCTTTATTTAAATGCCGGTGAACAAAAGAGCCAAGAATTCCTGCTGGAAAAAAACAGTCAGGAATACTGGGAAAAAATAAGCAACAAACACATTCTTCTTATTGATGATGCCCAGTGTTTACCGAATCTTGAAGAAGTTCTGCTATTCTTCAAAAATACCATTCCTGCCTTGAAAATAATCATTACCACCATTTTCAAACCCACTCTGCCGGGTCTGGATAACATGCGATCGGATCACGTGCTCTACCCCCTTACCCACCAAGAATGCCAGCAGGTAAACTGGGGGATCAAAAGAATCGATCATCTGGAGCAAAGGCTTATTTACGGTAATTATCCCCAAATTCTTGATACATTCAGCAAAATAGAGAAACAACTTTATCTGAATGAACTTTTCGATATTTATCTGCTCCGGGACATCCTGACGACCGGAAACAAAAACAAAATGAAAAAAGTAATCCATCTCCTGCGCCTGATAAGCTATCTGATCGGTCAGGAAATTTTCTACAGGGAACTGGAGAAAAAATTATCTATGAACCGGTATACGGCAGAAAAATATCTCCATTTACTGCAGGATCTTTGTATCATTCATCAATTAAAAGGATTCAAAAGAAATCTGAAAAAAGAAGTCAGTGTGAATTCAAGCTGGTATTTCACTGATAATGGTCTGCGCAATGCCATTGTGGGGAATTTCAATCCCCTTGAAAGCCG
Above is a window of Bacteroidales bacterium DNA encoding:
- a CDS encoding ATP-binding protein produces the protein MKPIERELQSILLNEINTGKILIISGPQGAGKTHLLKSIASYYEGICLYLNAGEQKSQEFLLEKNSQEYWEKISNKHILLIDDAQCLPNLEEVLLFFKNTIPALKIIITTIFKPTLPGLDNMRSDHVLYPLTHQECQQVNWGIKRIDHLEQRLIYGNYPQILDTFSKIEKQLYLNELFDIYLLRDILTTGNKNKMKKVIHLLRLISYLIGQEIFYRELEKKLSMNRYTAEKYLHLLQDLCIIHQLKGFKRNLKKEVSVNSSWYFTDNGLRNAIVGNFNPLESRDDVETLWKNYLISERLKKQKYQMARAKNYFWRTYDQQEIDMIEEIDGRLCGFIFSWNNNKHKIPLAWRKAYPDAEVKFITPKNYLEWFH